In one Bactrocera tryoni isolate S06 chromosome 5, CSIRO_BtryS06_freeze2, whole genome shotgun sequence genomic region, the following are encoded:
- the LOC120777738 gene encoding programmed cell death protein 5 gives MADNDLDALRAERMAQLQQQYGSSGGNNAEKQQAQQEQMRQQEEMKHSILSQVLDQQARARLNTLKISKPEKAQMFENMVIRMAQMGQVRGKLDDAQFVSILESINAQMPQSKSTVKYDRRRAAIDSDDDDDYGC, from the exons atggctGATAATGATTTAGACGCCTTGCGTGCTGAGCGTATGGctcaattgcaacaacaatac GGTAGCAGTGGTGGTAACAATGCCGAAAAACAACAGGCCCAACAGGAGCAAATGCGCCAGCAGGAGGAAATGAAACACTCCATACTTTCGCAAGTGTTAGACCAACAGGCACGCGCACGAC TGAATACTTTAAAAATCAGCAAACCGGAAAAGGCccaaatgtttgaaaatatggTGATACGCATGGCCCAAATGGGGCAAGTGCGTGGAAAGCTTGATGATGCCCAATTTGTCAGTATATTGGAGAGCATAAACGCTCAAATGCCACAAAGTAAATCAACAGTTAAATATGACAGAAGACGTGCTGCCATAGATTCAGATGACGATGACGACTATGGCTGCTGA
- the LOC120777679 gene encoding tectonin beta-propeller repeat-containing protein: MPSSLLFATNSEGRVYTLSTNSAAWREFPYLGLEFKKIAAVPHFVWAIGGDRQVYVYVYGLDVPIRVKEESYENERWLPIEGFSKKLLPTDRYKYSSVDGSVERNIDKIRLPSMAWQWDGEWHLDLDMDGQQLNEEGWTYALDFPATYSVKNSWNSYVRRRKWVRFRRYSALNSWCAVAPLHKDPTQEPFIDVSVGGTNVPNAASGTMIVWAITAHGRAMFRTGVNTSAPEGLRWNAINTPPGCELAQISVGPTGLVWAVLYNGRAIVRTGVTRENLSGEAWLDVKPPVSSNDAAGNLKITQVSVGTDSVWCVTNDSHVWFRRGVKGEAAGISEDAAIGSGWVELIVNISSISVAPNDQVFAVGSADRALYFRSGVSASDPTGKQWRQIQCSMQISRTSSSMSIVSRRSGSGSTPGSKHQSFSNLYSKDKEKGVVETCAPIENMPASPASTNSSTAGPAAAQARLKGDIWKYSTDSPPNIGSLNLNERHKKRTSAMREHATHACSAPATEVVTEISGKHFETQLKNPRAWSPVRSVGSIVGTEAHPESDSAVFESDSTHHGSDAFLGEDEDHAGSQFWTECEVMWSCVAAGAVCVDPTNAPNWFNEQASANGKVDVDATWRKDIIEKLQKQKELLKKLKHPEKYEKAVELTSWIKSAEARYQRPGGEFEDCLIELEWVSGATGASASADAGNTSTDSDSGTFTVLNPDGVTTKIQFSLANITCVQCCSEPSAPRIALHAPRLPANCSPIKLQFSSDAEMEDWLSHLSSVCCQINEVLGKPANNAIWITSELGEVFVFDPLNMKANQLDKERNCYVQKFDVNTMETPYYNTLSNGMPFGTELEISGCVYDDADQIRFDLQCHPNIKTRPKVEKFRVIAMHINPRFNERTIVLNSMNDSEWLDEIRNDNMVFAPGATFTLRVKVLEKHYQLFVNNTHFADYKYRTDPAAVTCLYVSGRVKLFNIVYRCPTLIISMQEMYWRQIGGHIKRVFTCSAGVVWGISCDNTAWVYNGGWGGQFLKGLEGGTGKINNMVDTHTYYVYENQRWNPISGFTTKSLPTDRHLWSDASGRQRRSKEHTKLLSTHCEWITDWMVDFNIPGGADKEGWQYAIDFPATYHAQKKITDCVRRRRWLKKCRLTSSGPWQELSHSKILDAALQVFDNDADSANSLGDWEDLPVCAWAVASNGDVLIRHGVTQLNPRGESWEHIPSEQPLIGISVGPTGQVWTVGRNGMIYFRYGITRHNPLGDAWQMVEAPSGVTFRTVAVGRAGIWALDNHNRLAVRKEITKTFPEGSHWQFLPNMPNIPPHTETHIGFKSVSVGAEVWAIALNGVVCQRCGITKENPAGAGWNLGIPGQWQHISAESFS; this comes from the exons ATGCCCAGCTCCTTGCTATTCGCCACCAATAGCGAAGGTCGTGTCTACACGCTGTCAACAAATTCAGCGGCGTGGCGTGAATTTCCCTATCTGGGTTTGGAGTTTAAGAAGATCGCTGCAGTACCGCACTTTGTTTGGGCTATTGGCGGAGATCGACaggtgtatgtatatgtgtatggcTTGGATGTGCCAATACGCGTCAAAGAGGAGTCCTACGAAAATGAACGTTGGCTTCCTATTGAAGGATTCTCAAAAAAGCTATTACCTACCGATCGCTACAAGTATTCTTCAGTTGATGGCAGCGTAGAACGTAATATTGACAAGATAAGATTGCCATCAATGGCCTGGCAATGGGATGGGGAATGGCATTTGGATCTGGATATGGATGGTCAACAGTTGAACGAAGAAGGTTGGACATATGCGTTAGATTTTCCTGCTACATACTCGGTGAAGAATTCATGGAACTCATATGTGCGACGGAGGAAATGG GTACGTTTCCGACGTTATAGTGCCCTAAATAGTTGGTGTGCGGTAGCGCCATTACATAAAGATCCCACACAAGAGCCCTTCATCGATGTATCTGTAGGCGGAACAAACGTGCCAAACGCCGCATCGGGCACAATGATTGTGTGGGCTATTACAGCGCATGGAAGG GCAATGTTTCGCACGGGTGTCAACACTTCAGCTCCGGAGGGTCTCCGATGGAATGCTATAAACACACCTCCGGGTTGTGAACTGGCGCAAATAAGTGTCGGGCCGACGGGTCTCGTATGGGCTGTGCTCTACAATGGACGTGCCATTGTTCGTACCGGAGTTACACGCGAAAATCTTTCTGGCGAAGCTTGGTTGGACGTTAAACCACCAGTCAGCAGCAACGATGCTGCAGGTAATCTAAAAATCACTCAGGTGTCTGTGGGTACCGACTCTGTTTGGTGTGTAACTAACGACAGTCACGTATGGTTCCGACGTGGCGTGAAAGGCGAGGCAGCTGGCATAAGCGAAGACGCCGCTATCGGCAGCGGCTGGGTGGAGTTGATTGTCAATATATCTTCAATCTCGGTGGCGCCTAATGATCAAGTTTTCGCCGTCGGTTCAGCGGATCGTGCACTATACTTTCGCTCAGGTGTGTCTGCTTCCGATCCGACCGGCAAGCAATGGCGCCAAATACAGTGTTCCATGCAGATAAGTCGCACTTCCAGCTCAATGTCGATTGTGTCTCGCCGTAGTGGCAGCGGTTCCACACCTGGTTCAAAACATCAGAgtttttcaaatctttatagCAAGGACAAGGAGAAAGGTGTAGTGGAGACATGTGCACCAATTGAAAATATGCCGGCCAGTCCGGCCTCCACGAATAGTAGCACAGCAGGACCGGCAGCTGCACAGGCGCGACTCAAAGGTGACATTTGGAAATACTCAACCGATTCACCACCCAATATCGGTAGCTTAAATTTAAATGAGCGCCACAAGAAGCGTACCTCAGCGATGCGTGAACATGCCACCCATGCATGCAGTGCACCCGCAACAGAGGTGGTGACCGAAATATCAGGAAAACACTTTGAAACGCAGCTCAAGAATCCACGTGCGTGGTCGCCAGTGCGTAGCGTTGGCTCAATTGTCGGCACTGAGGCGCACCCTGAAAGCGATTCAGCGGTATTCGAATCAGATTCAACACATCATGGTTCAGATGCATTTCTAGGCGAGGATGAAGATCATGCTGGCTCACAGTTTTGGACCGAATGCGAGGTGATGTGGAGTTGTGTGGCAGCCGGCGCTGTGTGTGTCGACCCAACAAATGCGCCAAACTGGTTCAATGAACAAGCGTCCGCCAATGGAAAAGTGGACGTGGATGCCACATGGCGCAAGGATATTATTGAGaaactgcaaaaacaaaaggagttgttgaaaaaattgaaacatcCAGAAAAATACGAGAAAGCCGTCGAATTAACTTCATGGATTAAATCGGCTGAAGCACGTTATCAACGTCCCGGTGGTGAATTTGAAGACTGTTTAATAGAGTTGGAATGGGTAAGTGGTGCAACCGGCGCTAGTGCTAGTGCAGATGCAGGCAACACCAGCACCGATTCCGATTCGGGTACCTTCACAGTGCTCAATCCCGATGGAGTCActacaaaaatccaattttcgcTCGCCAACATCACGTGCGTGCAGTGCTGCAGTGAGCCAAGTGCACCGCGTATTGCCTTGCATGCACCACGCCTACCAGCCAACTGTTCACCGATCAAGTTGCAATTCTCTAGTGACGCCGAAATGGAGGATTGGCTTTCTCACCTCAGTTCGGTTTGCTGTCAGATCAATGAGGTGCTGGGCAAACCGGCGAACAATGCCATTTGGATCACCAGCGAACTTGGAGAAGTTTTTGTTTTCGATCCGCTCAATATGAAGGCGAACCAGCTGGACAAGGAGCGCAATTGCTATGTGCAGAAATTCGATGTAAATACAATGGAAACGCCTTACTACAACACACTCTCCAATGG catGCCTTTTGGCACGGAACTGGAGATATCTGGTTGTGTCTACGATGATGCTGATCAAATACGTTTCGATTTGCAGTGTCATCCAAACATAAAGACGCGTCCTAAGGTGGAAAAATTCCGTGTGATTGCAATGCACATAAATCCAAG ATTCAATGAGCGCACCATAGTGCTCAACAGTATGAACGACTCCGAATGGCTGGATGAAATACGCAATGACAACATGGTGTTCGCGCCCGGCGCCACATTCACGCTACGCGTCAA AGTTTTGGAGAAACATTACCAGTTGTTTGTGAACAACACCCACTTCGCCGACTACAAATACCGTACAGATCCGGCCGCCGTCACCTGTCTCTACGTTAGTGGGCGTGTAAAGCTCTTTAACATCGTCTATCGTTGCCCCACGCTGATCATCTCTATGCAAGAGATGTATTGGCGGCAAATAGGAGGTCACATAAAGCGTGTATTTACATGTTCTGCCGGCGTTGTGTGGGGTATTTCGTGCGACAACACTGCCTGGGTGTATAACGGTGGTTGGGGTGGCCAGTTTCTGAAAGGGCTTGAGGGAGGCACTGGAAAAATCAACAATATGGTCGATACGCACACCTACTATGTGTACGAGAATCAACGCTGGAACCCCATTAGCGGCTTCACTACGAAGAGTCTACCAACCGATAGGCACTTGTGGAGCGATGCTAGCGGTCGCCAAAGGCGTAGCAAGGAGCACACTAAACTCTTGTCCACACACTGTGAATGGATAACGGATTGGATGGTGGACTTTAATATACCCGGAGGTGCTGATAAAGAAGGCTGGCAATATGCAATCGACTTTCCAGCCACATACCATGCTCAGAAGAAAATCACTGATTGCGTACGTCGTCGCCGTTGGTTGAAGAAGTGCCGTCTAACTAGTAGCGGCCCATGGCAAGAGTTGAGTCATTCAAAGATTTTAGATGCCGCTTTGCAAGTATTCGACAACGATGCGGATAGTGCCAATAGTTTAGGTGATTGGGAAGATTTGCCGGTGTGCGCTTGGGCAGTAGCATCCAATGGCGATGTGCTAATCCGACATGGTGTGACGCAGCTAAATCCACGCGGAGAGAGTTGGGAGCATATACCGAGCGAGCAACCGTTAATTGGAATTAGTGTGGGGCCGACTGGGCAAGTGTGGACTGTCGGAAGGAATGGCATGATTTATTTCCGTTATGGCATTACAAGGCACAATCcattgg GTGACGCATGGCAAATGGTGGAAGCGCCTTCGGGTGTAACATTTCGCACGGTGGCTGTGGGGCGTGCGGGCATTTGGGCACTTGACAACCACAACCGCTTGGCTGTGCGCAAAGAGATCACTAAAACGTTCCCCGAGGGCTCACATTGGCAGTTCTTGCCGAATATGCCGAATATTCCGCCGCATACGGAAACCCACATCGGCTTTAAATCGGTTTCAGTGGGCGCCGAGGTCTGGGCAATTGCACTCAATGGCGTCGTTTGCCAACGATGTGGCATTACAAAAGAGAATCCCGCCGGCGCAGGATGGAATCTGGGCATACCG GGCCAATGGCAGCATATATCCGCAGAGAGCTTCtcttaa
- the LOC120778261 gene encoding U3 small nucleolar RNA-associated protein 4 homolog yields MNGRSAQVGRTKTHNVRFYNLTPRSIQSMAYNKIWHKLAISRNDGSIEIWDMQHASYLEKVIPKSPGNSVEGMVWAGERLFSVGLTGELVEWDLLLLRPRRKQFVTGNAIWCVDVNSTGTELAVGTEEGYINIFDIDSDQMQYKQLFDKQEGRVLCCKFDRTGEFLVTGSLGAIRIWDVKSGHALHKMSISRAEKKKEVIVWSLQVLSDFTIISGDSRGQVSVWDGKLATQLESHQVLKADVLAVTVNEEENLLMCSGIEPIIRIYAKTKIKREEMEHYCWVKYLQRSVHDNDVKALVCAGDRIFSGGMDGYLGISSASKRSSTISKYGPFLKNPCVAVSNKNRLLLLRYTNYFEVWRLGSTDGRQQLVAPTEDEEEHKTKHKSKEPERRMLALNTPPEKLLEFRSKNDEPIICATISPDGQWLCYSTQKSIRLFRFLPSVSGKNDTQLARIKGLPEQFVTASHIIFSSDSKRLFLVQPTTRQINIFSIVKNGSTDLDFVESIETSKHIKDVVNIFAVSECGTYIVAAGADRTIAVWRIFEGKHFKHYLNMPRYSAITTALAIHAHEPRLVAAFSDGKIIEYDLEEMCFTCSEREYFVENAETHCVSNMLLDSRNANNIVLHNDAYLYVLEKVADTNGETEYDNDASAPTGKKIGKKLKRTVSDSKVSGLRLKFKKSYEHLISLSWLSTDELVAVGVNPVTLIEQLPDAFKQKKFGTA; encoded by the exons atgaatggaAGAAGTGCTCAAGTCGGGCGCACAAAAACTCATAATGTGCGTTTTTATAATCTCACACCGCGCTCTATACAAAGCATGGCTTATAACAAGATTTGGCACAAGTTGGCTATATCTAG aaatgATGGATCTATTGAAATTTGGGATATGCAACATGCCTCCTATTTGGAAAAAGTTATACCGAAATCGCCTGGAAACTCCGTAGAGGGTATGGTTTGGGCTGGCGAGCGTTTATTCTCAGTTGGTCTTACTGGCGAATTGGTTGAATGGGATTTACTATTGCTAAGGCCCCGACGTAAGCAGTTCGTAACTGGAAATGCTATATGGTGCGTTGATGTAAACTCCACCGGAACAGAGCTGGCTGTCGGGACAGAGGAGGGTTACATCAATATATTTGACATAGACAGCGATCAAATGCAATACAAACAACTATTTGATAAGCAAGAAGGTCGTGTGTTGTGCTGTAAATTTGATCGTACCGGCGAATTTCTGGTAACTGGTTCATTGGGTGCAATACGAATTTGGGATGTGAAGAGTGGCCATGCGTTGCATAAAATGTCAATTTCGCGAGCGGAAAAGAAAAAAGAGGTGATTGTTTGGTCATTACAAGTGCTAAGTGATTTCACAATTATTTCGGGTGATTCACGTGGTCAAGTCTCAGTTTGGGATGGTAAATTAGCAACACAGTTGGAATCACATCAGGTGCTAAAGGCTGATGTACTAGCGGTAACTgtaaatgaagaagaaaatttgCTAATGTGTTCAGGAATTGAACCAATAATCAGAATATatgccaaaacaaaaattaagcgtGAGGAAATGGAGCATTATTGCTGGGTAAAATATCTGCAAAGAAGTGTACACGATAATGATGTAAAAGCGCTCGTATGTGCAGGTGACCGCATATTCTCAGGTGGTATGGATGGTTATTTAGGAATATCCTCGGCTTCAAAACGTAGCTCCACTATATCTAAGTATGGTCCATTCCTTAAG AATCCATGCGTTGCCGTATCAAATAAAAATCGCCTGTTACTTCTTcgttatacaaattattttgaagtgtGGCGTCTTGGTTCTACGGACGGCAGACAACAGCTAGTAGCACCAacggaagatgaagaagaacaCAAAACAAAGCATAAGAGTAAAGAACCTGAGCGCAGGATGCTTGCTTTGAATACTCCACCAGAAAAACTATTGGAATTTAGAAGCAAAAATGATGAACCCATTATTTGTGCCACCATCTCCCCTGACGGTCAATGGTTATGCTACTCGACCCAAAAGAGTATCCGACTTTTCCGGTTTCTACCATCAGTTTCTGGGAAAAATGACACACAGCTTGCCCGCATCAAAGGCCTGCCAGAGCAATTTGTTACTGCCTCCCACATAATATTCAGCAGCGATTCAAAACGCCTTTTCCTTGTACAACCTACTACCCgtcaaataaacatattttcaatagtTAAAAATGGCAGCACTGACCTAGACTTCGTCGAAAGCATTGAAACAAGTAAACACATAAAAGACGTCGTAAATATATTCGCCGTATCGGAATGTGGTACATACATAGTAGCAGCAGGTGCAGATCGCACTATTGCGGTATGGAGAATATTTGAGGGCAAACATTTCAAACATTATCTCAACATGCCGCGTTACTCGGCCATTACAACGGCTTTAGCAATTCATGCGCACGAGCCTAGGCTAGTGGCAGCCTTCTCTGATggcaaaataattgaatatgaTCTAGAAGAAATGTGCTTTACATGTTCGGAGCGAGAATATTTTGTCGAGAATGCGGAAACGCATTGTGTTTCAAATATGTTATTGGATAGCCGCAATGCCAACAATATTGTACTACATAACGATGCGTATTTATATGTGTTGGAGAAAGTTGCGGACACGAATGGCGAAACCGAATACGATAATGACGCTTCAGCACCAACAGGCAAGAAGATTGGAAAGAAATTGAAGCGTACTGTGAGTGACAGTAAAGTAAGCGGTCTGCGCTTGAAATTTAAGAAATCTTATGAG CACCTAATATCACTCAGTTGGCTCAGTACGGATGAATTGGTCGCAGTTGGTGTCAATCCTGTCACATTAATTGAACAATTACCGGACGCttttaaacaaaagaaattcgGCACCGCTTAG
- the LOC120777737 gene encoding protein disulfide-isomerase TMX3, translating into MLWFYTNRAERSTLLWKPLFMLLAIFATPLTHAANAEAARVLDLSDRFLEVYNQGQWLVMFYAPWCGYCKRAEPIFGQVAQELHGLSIRVGKVDCTRFPHVAREMEVRAYPTIMFIKGSAKYIYKGDRVKEELVDYALRMSGPPVQLVTRAESIDMLKGSHTIFFIFIGQQEGVMWESYYAAAENYQEHGFFYATTPDLATQHFEFEHLPAVVVYKEEQHHLYPLAHVAHEMDVSEINDTIHHWVNVERFVTFPKITRFNMNQLMKTKKYLVVAVVEEDKLNQVATHELEFRDMVEGVIRKHRDRYHDKFQFAWIGDPGIAHSIVLDMPPTPHLFVINSTTQEHYIPDDEPLKMTPQALHVFLESIHNESATPLGGDTLLVRVRRAIFEVRKGLSDMWKGNPVLTTVILGLPCGFLSLILYSAFCGDCFVASDEDDDHEKTE; encoded by the exons ATGCTTTGGTTTTATACAAACCGTGCTGAAAGGAGTACTTTGCTATGGAAGCCGCTATTTA tgcTGCTTGCCATTTTCGCAACTCCCCTTACTCATGCCGCTAATGCCGAAGCTGCGCGTGTGCTTGATTTGAGCGACCGTTTTCTGGAAGTATACAATCAAGGCCAATGGCTGGTCATGTTTTATGCGCCCTGGTGTGGTTATTGTAAACGTGCAGAACCCATTTTTGGGCAGGTGGCACAGGAATTACATGGATTGAGTATCCGTGTAGGAAAAGTAGATTGCACTCGCTTCCCACATGTGGCACGAGAGATGGAGGTTCGTGCATATCCAACCATAATGTTCATAAAAGGAAGCgcaaagtatatatataaaggtGATCGCGTCAAAGAGGAGTTAGTTGACTATGCGCTGCGCATGAGCGGTCCTCCGGTACAATTGGTGACTCGAGCCGAAAGTATCGATATGCTTAAGGGTTCACATACAatattcttcatttttattGGCCAGCAGGAGGGTGTGATGTGGGAATCATATTATGCAGCGGCGGAAAACTATCAAGAACACGGGTTCTTCTACGCAACCACACCGGATTTAGCAACACAGCATTTTGAATTTGAACACTTGCCTGCTGTAGTGGTTTACAAAGAAGAACAACATCACTTATATCCACTTGCACATGTAGCCCACGAAATGGATGTGTCCGAGATTAACGACACTATACATCATTGGGTGAATGTCGAAAGATTTGTAACATTCCCAAAAATTACACGTTTCAATATGAATCAattaatgaaaacgaaaaaatatttggttgtGGCAGTTGTAGAAGAAGATAAATTGAATCAAGTTGCTACACATGAGTTAGAATTCCGTGATATGGTCGAAGGTGTTATACGTAAGCATCGAGATAGGTACCATGATAAATTCCAATTCGCCTGG aTTGGTGATCCTGGCATAGCGCATTCCATCGTACTGGATATGCCGCCCACACCTCATTTGTTTGTGATTAACTCTACAACTCAAGAACATTACATTCCAGACGATGAACCACTTAAAATGACACCACAAGCCCTTCATGTCTTCCTCGAATCCATTCACAACGAAAGTGCTACTCCACTTGGTGGTGACACCCTTTTGGTGCGTGTCCGGCGTGCAATCTTCGAAGTTAGGAAGGGTTTAAGTGATATGTGGAAGGGTAATCCCGTACTTACGACTGTTATCTTGGGCTTACCATGTGGCTTTTTATCGCTCATTTTATATTCCGCCTTCTGTGGCGATTGCTTTGTGGCATCAGATGAAGACGATGATCACGAAAAAACCGAGTAA